One region of Lathamus discolor isolate bLatDis1 chromosome 2, bLatDis1.hap1, whole genome shotgun sequence genomic DNA includes:
- the LOC136008709 gene encoding cytochrome P450 7B1, translating into MGHDTLQLGTYGGAAAAALLLWAVCLLCRRKRKSGEPPLINGWIPYLGKALIFRKDAFKFLLDQQKKLGDIFTVHIAGRYITFIMDPFQYVYVIRNSKQLEFHEFADKMASKTFDYPALSKGKFPDLKENLHRIYQYLQGKPLDIISDHMMKNLQDIFEWKCSQATDWETEKMYKFCCSVMFEASFVTLYGRVPAADGHKVISEIRDKFIKFDASFPYLAANIPIELLGATKKVRKELIHHFLLQNMTKWLGGSKVVQARQDIFEKYELLGDYDKAAHHFAFLWASVGNTIPATFWAMYYLLRHPEALAAVRDEIDHLLQSTGQKRGPTYNIHLTREQLDNLVYLESALNESLRMCSSSMNIRISQEDFVLKLEGNQEVGLRKGDWIALYPQILHMDPEVYEDPKEYKFDRYIENGKKKTTFYKAGRKLKYFLMPFGSGISMCPGRFLAMNEMKMFLFLLLAHFDVELVENKAVRLDNSRMGLGILLPDVDIDFRYKLRSLRKHHFKD; encoded by the exons GAAGTCTGGAGAGCCCCCACTAATAAATGGCTGGATTCCTTACCTTGGGAAGGCTCTGATTTTTAGAAAAGATGCTTTCAAATTCTTACTGGATCAGCAAAAGAAACTTGGAGATATTTTCACTGTACATATTGCTG GTAGATATATTACTTTTATCATGGACCCATTTCAATATGTCTATGTCATCCGAAATAGCAAGCAACTTGAATTTCATGAATTCGCTGataaaatggcttccaaaactTTTGACTACCCAGCCTTGTCAAAAGGAAAATTCCCTGATCTCAAGGAAAACCTGCACAGAATCTACCAGTATCTACAAGGCAAGCCTTTGGATATCATTTCTGACCACATGATGAAAAATCTCCAGGATATATTTGAATGGAAATGCTCACAAGCAACAGattgggaaacagaaaaaatgtacAAATTCTGCTGCTCTGTAATGTTTGAAGCCAGTTTTGTAACACTGTATGGAAGAGTTCCTGCTGCAGATGGCCACAAAGTTATTAGTGAAATCAGAGACAAATTTATCAAGTTTGATGCCAGCTTTCCCTATTTAGCTGCAAACATACCAATTGAGTTGCTAGGAGCTACCAAGAAGGTTCGGAAGGAGCTTATACATCATTTTTTACTTCAGAACATGACAAAATGGCTGGGAGGGTCAAAAGTGGTCCAAGCCAGACAAGATATATTTGAGAAATATGAGCTGCTTGGAGATTATGACAAAGCAG CACATCATTTTGCCTTCCTGTGGGCCTCTGTGGGAAACACGATTCCAGCTACATTCTGGGCCATGTATTATCTTCTGCGGCACCCAGAAGCTCTTGCAGCGGTGCGTGACGAGATTGACCATTTGCTGCAGTCAACAGGTCAAAAGAGAGGGCCCACATATAACATCCACCTCACCAGAGAACAATTGGACAACCTGGTCTACCtag AGAGTGCCTTAAACGAGAGTTTACGAATGTGCTCATCCTCCATGAACATTCGCATCAGCCAGGAGGATTTTGTTCTCAAGCTTGAAGGGAATCAAGAAGTCGGTTTGAGGAAAGGAGACTGGATAGCCCTTTACCCACAGATTTTGCACATGGACCCTGAGGTCTATGAAGATCCTAAG gaGTATAAGTTTGATCGATACATAGAGAATGGcaagaagaaaaccacattctacaaggcaggaagaaaactgaagtaTTTCCTAATGCCCTTTGGCTCTGGGATCAGCATGTGTCCAGGGAGGTTCCTTGCAATGAATGAGATgaagatgtttcttttcttactgttgGCTCATTTTGATGTAGAACTAgtggaaaacaaagctgtaaGACTTGATAACAGTCGTATGGGCCTTGGTATCCTCCTGCCAGACGTCGATATTGACTTCCGTTACAAGCTAAGGTCCTTAAGAAA GCATCACTTCAAAGACTGA